One window of Gloeothece citriformis PCC 7424 genomic DNA carries:
- a CDS encoding tRNA (5-methylaminomethyl-2-thiouridine)(34)-methyltransferase MnmD: MTATPSSNFFPQLTADGSYTFFSQEFDEAFHSFSGAKQEAEKKFVEPCLIAQKAKASSSIKLLDICYGLGYNTASALDTIWTVNPQCHVDLIGLELDLNVAQVAIAHQLLQDWKSPIPDLLTLLVETGQVTTPQLQAHLLIGDARATIQQVYQTRFQADAIFLDPFSATKCPQLWTVEFLAIVAQCLTPQGRLATYSCAAAVRTALALAGLNIGSTRGVGRRSPGTLASFADLEQYPLSEKEQQHLQTRAGIPYRDPLLLDDTTVICSRRQTEQQSSDLEPTSQWKKRWTKAE, encoded by the coding sequence ATGACGGCAACACCGTCCTCTAACTTTTTTCCTCAACTCACCGCAGACGGATCTTATACTTTTTTTTCTCAAGAATTTGATGAAGCGTTTCATTCTTTCTCTGGCGCAAAACAAGAAGCTGAAAAAAAGTTTGTTGAACCCTGTCTGATTGCTCAAAAAGCAAAAGCCAGTTCCTCGATTAAATTACTTGACATTTGTTATGGATTGGGATATAATACAGCATCTGCTCTAGATACAATCTGGACAGTTAATCCTCAATGTCATGTAGACTTAATTGGCTTAGAATTAGATCTTAATGTAGCCCAAGTAGCGATCGCCCATCAACTGTTACAAGACTGGAAATCACCCATTCCCGATCTATTAACTCTCCTCGTCGAAACTGGACAAGTGACTACCCCTCAATTACAAGCTCACTTATTAATCGGGGATGCCAGAGCCACCATTCAACAAGTTTATCAAACTCGATTCCAGGCCGATGCTATTTTTTTAGATCCTTTCTCTGCGACTAAATGTCCCCAATTATGGACAGTAGAATTTTTGGCAATAGTCGCTCAATGCTTAACTCCTCAAGGACGGCTGGCTACTTATTCATGTGCGGCGGCTGTACGGACGGCTTTAGCCTTAGCCGGGTTAAATATTGGCTCAACGAGGGGGGTTGGGAGACGTTCGCCGGGAACTTTAGCCAGTTTTGCTGATCTTGAACAGTATCCCTTATCTGAAAAAGAACAACAACATTTACAGACCCGAGCCGGGATTCCTTATCGAGATCCTCTACTATTAGATGATACAACAGTGATCTGCTCTCGGCGACAAACCGAACAACAAAGCAGCGATCTCGAACCCACCAGTCAGTGGAAAAAGCGCTGGACTAAAGCCGAATAA
- the tnpA gene encoding IS200/IS605 family transposase, translated as MKNESRDYKHNNHSVGMATVHLVWIPKRRKPVLVGKIRVRLAQILNEVAAERDWIIKALEIAPDHVHILVEYDPKTPINSVVKAFKGRSSRLLRQEFPELLKLPTLWTHAYFYDTTGKISSAIIQEYINDPHHSK; from the coding sequence ATGAAAAACGAATCCAGAGACTATAAACATAATAATCATTCAGTAGGAATGGCTACTGTTCATCTTGTTTGGATACCTAAGAGAAGAAAACCTGTTTTAGTTGGAAAAATAAGAGTTCGTTTGGCTCAAATTTTAAACGAGGTTGCTGCTGAAAGAGACTGGATAATCAAAGCTCTAGAGATCGCCCCCGACCATGTTCATATACTTGTTGAATATGACCCAAAAACTCCGATAAATTCGGTTGTAAAAGCCTTTAAAGGTAGGTCTTCTAGATTGTTAAGGCAAGAATTCCCAGAACTCTTAAAATTACCTACTCTCTGGACTCATGCTTATTTCTACGATACGACCGGAAAAATCAGTTCTGCTATTATTCAAGAGTATATAAACGATCCCCATCATTCAAAATAA
- the glmU gene encoding bifunctional UDP-N-acetylglucosamine diphosphorylase/glucosamine-1-phosphate N-acetyltransferase GlmU, which yields MVAVAILAAGRGTRMKSNLPKVLHPLGGRSLVERVLESCQLINPEKRLIIIGYQAEAVKQTLEPYEGIEFVEQKEQLGTGHAIIQLIPYLQNFQGDLLVLNGDVPLLRSESLHHLIEIHKTNQNSATILTAHLPHPKGYGRVFCDGNNLVTQIVEERDCTDAQRQNKRVNGGIYCFNWPQLAEVLPKLKPDNDQQEYYLTDVVKYLNSVMAVDVEDYLEISGINDRKQLATAYDILQNRIKDYWMRAGVTLIDPDSITIDDTVELQPDVIIEPQTHLRGQTVIGSGCRIGPGSLIENSKIGENVTVLYAVITDSEVESGCRIGPYAHLRGEAKIKASCRIGNFVEIKKSTVGEKSNVAHLSYLGDATLGDKVNVGAGTITANYDGVKKHPTVIGNNTKTGANSVLVAPVTIGNDVTIAAGSVINKDVPDDSLAIARERQKNISGWRMKTDD from the coding sequence ATGGTAGCGGTAGCAATTTTAGCGGCTGGACGGGGTACAAGAATGAAATCTAACCTCCCCAAGGTATTACATCCTTTAGGAGGACGTTCGTTAGTAGAACGAGTCTTAGAAAGTTGTCAATTAATTAACCCGGAAAAACGTTTGATTATCATTGGTTATCAAGCAGAAGCCGTGAAACAAACCCTAGAACCTTACGAAGGGATAGAATTTGTCGAGCAAAAAGAACAATTAGGAACGGGTCATGCTATTATACAATTGATACCCTATCTGCAAAATTTTCAAGGGGATTTATTGGTCTTAAATGGAGATGTTCCTTTACTGCGATCGGAATCGTTACACCATCTTATAGAAATTCATAAAACTAATCAGAATTCAGCCACTATATTAACGGCTCATTTACCTCATCCTAAAGGGTATGGACGGGTATTTTGTGATGGAAATAATCTAGTCACTCAAATTGTAGAAGAACGAGATTGTACCGATGCTCAACGACAAAATAAACGGGTAAATGGAGGAATTTATTGTTTTAATTGGCCTCAATTAGCGGAAGTTTTACCGAAGTTAAAACCCGATAATGATCAACAGGAATATTATCTCACAGATGTGGTTAAATATCTCAATTCGGTGATGGCGGTCGATGTAGAAGATTATTTAGAAATTAGTGGGATTAATGACCGTAAGCAATTAGCCACAGCTTATGATATTTTACAAAATCGAATTAAGGACTATTGGATGCGTGCAGGAGTCACTTTAATTGACCCTGATAGTATTACTATTGATGATACGGTAGAGTTACAACCGGATGTAATTATAGAACCTCAAACCCATTTAAGAGGACAAACGGTTATAGGTTCGGGTTGTCGTATTGGCCCCGGAAGTTTAATCGAAAATAGTAAAATCGGGGAAAATGTGACGGTTTTATATGCCGTTATTACCGATTCTGAGGTAGAATCAGGGTGTAGAATTGGCCCTTATGCTCATTTACGAGGTGAGGCTAAAATTAAAGCGTCTTGTCGGATTGGAAATTTTGTCGAAATTAAAAAAAGTACGGTAGGAGAAAAGAGCAATGTTGCTCATCTATCTTATTTAGGGGATGCAACGTTAGGGGATAAAGTTAATGTCGGTGCAGGAACAATTACCGCTAATTATGACGGGGTGAAAAAGCATCCTACTGTTATTGGTAATAATACAAAAACGGGAGCTAATAGTGTTTTAGTTGCACCAGTAACCATCGGAAATGATGTTACTATTGCTGCCGGATCTGTGATTAATAAAGATGTGCCGGATGATTCTTTAGCTATTGCCAGAGAACGTCAGAAAAATATTTCCGGTTGGCGGATGAAAACGGATGATTAG
- a CDS encoding HD domain-containing phosphohydrolase has protein sequence MKVSHILLKTVSGNPINISAMNAIVNCEPAKILIIDEHPHSRMAVKDLLCLDGYEVIETDENLNITDHVLKKRPDLILLDVMMPQMEGFKVCQQLKQDERTSGIPIIFMTVAEDHQLRRRCTQAGGDDVLTKPIERLKLSSRVKSLIEQKRLYEGLDQIEQVLFAIARAIENRYPNNGNSCARLATLANSFGKYLQLPFSSLQNLRYAAYLHDIGMVSIPDEIMLKKGELTPEERGIIQQHVLIGEEICQPLPNRRGVLPIIRHHHERWDGTGYPDGLVGNEIPWLAQIFQILDIYVALISERPHKKIYHPQEAIEIITEEGAKGWRNPELVKQFTNFIITRELLIHN, from the coding sequence ATGAAAGTAAGTCATATTCTTTTAAAAACGGTTTCAGGAAACCCAATTAATATTTCTGCAATGAATGCCATTGTTAATTGTGAGCCAGCTAAAATCCTCATTATTGATGAGCATCCCCATAGTCGTATGGCAGTGAAGGATTTATTGTGTCTTGATGGGTATGAAGTAATAGAGACAGATGAAAATTTAAATATTACCGATCATGTGCTTAAAAAACGGCCCGATTTGATCTTACTAGACGTGATGATGCCTCAGATGGAAGGATTTAAAGTCTGTCAGCAACTCAAGCAAGATGAACGCACCAGTGGCATTCCGATTATATTCATGACAGTAGCAGAAGATCATCAATTACGCCGTCGTTGTACTCAAGCGGGAGGAGACGATGTTCTAACTAAACCCATAGAACGTTTAAAACTCTCTAGCCGGGTAAAATCTTTAATCGAACAAAAACGACTTTATGAAGGATTAGATCAAATAGAACAGGTTTTATTTGCCATTGCTAGGGCGATCGAAAACCGTTATCCTAATAATGGAAATTCCTGTGCCAGACTCGCCACTTTAGCCAACTCTTTTGGAAAATATTTACAACTTCCCTTCTCTTCTCTACAAAATTTACGCTATGCTGCCTATCTGCACGATATTGGCATGGTGAGCATTCCCGATGAAATTATGCTCAAAAAAGGAGAACTCACCCCAGAAGAAAGAGGAATTATTCAGCAGCACGTCTTAATTGGTGAAGAAATTTGTCAACCCTTACCCAACCGACGGGGGGTACTTCCTATTATTCGTCATCATCATGAACGGTGGGATGGAACGGGTTATCCTGATGGATTAGTTGGCAATGAAATCCCCTGGTTAGCTCAAATTTTCCAAATTTTGGATATTTATGTCGCTTTAATTAGTGAGCGTCCCCATAAAAAAATTTATCATCCTCAAGAAGCGATCGAGATCATTACAGAAGAAGGAGCAAAAGGTTGGCGGAATCCTGAACTGGTGAAACAATTTACCAATTTTATTATAACAAGAGAGCTACTGATTCACAATTAA